The Lactuca sativa cultivar Salinas chromosome 2, Lsat_Salinas_v11, whole genome shotgun sequence genome includes a window with the following:
- the LOC111893878 gene encoding receptor kinase-like protein Xa21: MNSRSAFHFFSLIIFLITTTISYSDNDTDYQALLHFKSRITNDYPLTSWNASFQFCNWIGVSCGKQQKRVIALRLNSHGLKGSLSPYVGNLTFLRDLYLMNNSFQGTIPHELSRLSMLRFIDLSDNNFSGVIPTNLSGCSNIEELRLNNNKLVGSIPKKITFLSKLTHFVVADNMITGGIPPVLGNITSMIMFSVKSNPLGGGIPDTLGHWKSLTRLYLGGCNLSGTIPYSIYNLSLLTNISLGENQLIGSLPSDIGTMLPYLTFVQLRNNQLTGPLPSSISNCSNLRFLEMSENKFRGKLTIDFGKLKDIYRINLGSNIYGFGEADDMKFIDTLKNCSKLKILDLYNCSFEGVLPTSIGNLTNQLSNLYLGANHFYGNIPSSVGNLVGLNTFSIGDNQFTGKIPSTIGQLQKLREAYLFWNQFSGPIPDAFGNLSLLITLDLSSNKLESNIPSSLGSCKHLSQLYLNDNQLSGKIPKQLLQLSSLTISLYLSQNHLSGSLPKEVGELKMLSSLDVSDNNLSGNIPSSLSSCTSLVFLSLKGNLFQAMIPSSLSSMRGVSKLDLSHNNLSGKVPRFLEQMELLEYVNLSFNNFEGEVPMVGVFANASAFSVEGNSKLCGGLAELGLPKCMETRKHEKKFPLYVIVILIVSSLFIVLCFAYVCCKKRKGQLSRSLTNERFGKVSYSQLLKATNGFSKENLIGEGGFSSVYKGVLDDDDRFVAVKVIRLQNRGAHKSFITECDAWRSIRHRNILKIINSCSSVDFQGNDFKALVYEFMPNGSLHDWLHSSAFKSRMSVLQRINILLHVAFALDYLHNHCLPAIVHCDLKPSNILLDGDMVAHVGDFGLARFLGTSSNQNSTGGIRGTIGYTPPEYGLGGEMTSSGDVYSFGILLLEVMIGKSPTDNFFNEGLSLHKFACMGLSNHITDVIDDDILKFLQEDDITKKYTLENSKKIEQCLASIVRIGVSCSVHSPPQRMNIANVVHELQHIVDVVQNI; this comes from the exons ATGAACTCTCGTAGTGCTTTCCATTTTTTTAGCCTTATTATCTTTCTGATTACCACCACCATCTCTTATTCCGATAATGATACCGATTATCAAGCATTGTTGCACTTCAAGTCGAGGATCACCAATGATTATCCACTAACTTCATGGAATGCTTCCTTTCAGTTCTGTAATTGGATTGGAGTTTCATGTGGGAAACAACAGAAAAGAGTGATAGCTTTACGACTGAATTCACATGGGCTTAAAGGCTCATTGTCTCCTTATGTGGGGAACCTCACCTTCCTTCGTGATCTTTATCTCATGAACAACAGCTTTCAAGGAACAATCCCTCATGAACTCAGTCGTTTATCCATGCTACGTTTCATTGATCTTTCTGATAACAATTTCAGTGGAGTCATTCCAACGAACTTGTCTGGTTGTTCTAACATTGAAGAGCTAAGACTTAATAATAACAAGCTTGTTGGAAGCATACCCAAAAAGATCACTTTCCTCTCGAAGCTTACGCATTTTGTAGTCGCTGATAATATGATAACAGGTGGAATTCCACCTGTTTTGGGAAATATAACATCAATGATCATGTTCTCTGTTAAAAGCAACCCGTTGGGTGGGGGTATTCCAGACACCTTAGGCCATTGGAAAAGCTTAACAAGATTATACCTTGGTGGTTGTAACTTATCTGGAACTATTCCTTACTCCATTTATAACCTTTCACTTTTAACTAATATTTCCTTAGGTGAAAATCAGCTTATTGGTAGTCTTCCCTCGGATATAGGTACAATGCTCCCCTATCTTACGTTTGTTCAATTACGTAATAACCAACTGACTGGACCTCTTCCGTCATCAATATCCAATTGTTCAAATTTGAGATTTCTTGAAATGAGTGAAAACAAGTTTCGAGGGAAGTTGACAATCGACTTTGGGAAACTAAAAGATATTTATAGAATAAATTTGGGTTCTAACATCTATGGATTCGGAGAAGCTGATGATATGAAGTTTATTGATACTTTGAAAAACTGCAGCAAATTAAAGATTTTAGATCTTTATAATTGCAGCTTTGAAGGAGTGTTGCCCACATCAATAGGTAATCTTACGAATCAACTTTCTAATCTATATTTAGGAGCAAATCATTTCTATGGAAATATCCCTTCAAGTGTAGGTAATCTTGTTGGGTTGAATACTTTTAGTATAGGAGATAACCAATTCACAGGAAAAATCCCCTCAACCATTGGTCAACTTCAAAAGCTACGTGAAGCTTATTTATTTTGGAACCAATTTTCAGGTCCGATTCCTGATGCCTTCGGGAACTTATCATTGTTGATTACACTTGATTTAAGTTCCAACAAACTCGAATCCAATATTCCATCAAGCTTAGGAAGTTGTAAGCATCTATCCCAATTGTACCTTAATGACAATCAACTTAGTGGCAAAATCCCTAAGCAACTTCTTCAACTTTCATCTCTAACCATATCATTATATCTTTCTCAAAACCATCTATCTGGGTCACTTCCAAAAGAGGTAGGGGAACTTAAGATGTTATCTTCTCTCGATGTTTCTGATAATAATTTATCAGGTAACATTCCAAGTAGTCTTAGTAGTTGCACAAGTCTTGTATTTTTATCTCTCAAAGGCAACTTATTTCAAGCCATGATACCATCGTCATTAAGTTCCATGAGAGGAGTTTCGAAACTCGATCTCTCTCATAATAATTTATCGGGAAAAGTTCCGCGATTCTTAGAACAAATGGAATTATTAGAATATGTAAACCTATCCTTTAATAATTTTGAGGGTGAAGTGCCAATGGTAGGAGTGTTCGCAAATGCAAGTGCATTTTCAGTTGAAGGGAATAGTAAGCTTTGTGGTGGGTTGGCTGAACTTGGGTTGCCAAAATGCATGGAGACCCGAAAACATGAAAAAAAGTTTCCTTTGTACGTAATAGTCATCCTAATTGTATCTTCCCTTTTCATCGTTTTATGTTTTGCGTATGTTTGTTGTAAGAAAAGGAAGGGCCAATTGTCTCGATCATTGACTAATGAACGATTTGGGAAAGTATCATATAGTCAACTTCTCAAGGCTACCAATGGTTTCTCAAAAGAGAATTTGATCGGAGAAGGAGGATTCAGTTCTGTTTACAAAGGAGTCCTCGATGATGATGATAGATTTGTTGCAGTCAAAGTTATTCGTCTTCAAAACCGAGGTGCTCACAAAAGCTTCATAACGGAGTGTGACGCATGGAGGAGTATTCGACACAGGAATATATTAAAGATAATAAATTCATGTTCAAGTGTTGACTTTCAAGGCAATGACTTCAAAGCTTTGGTATACGAGTTCATGCCAAATGGGAGTTTACATGATTGGTTGCATTCAAGTGCATTTAAATCTAGAATGAGCGTTCTTCAAAGAATAAATATACTCCTTCATGTCGCATTTGCACTTGATTATCTTCATAATCATTGTCTACCAGCCATTGTTCATTGTGACCTGAAGCCTAGCAACATTCTTCTAGATGGCGATATGGTGGCACATGTTGGAGACTTTGGTTTAGCTCGATTTCTTGGAACAAGTTCAAATCAAAATAGCACAGGTGGCATTAGAGGGACAATTGGATATACACCTCCAG AGTATGGTTTGGGGGGTGAGATGACAAGTAGTGGGGATGTATATAGTTTCGGAATACTATTGTTGGAGGTGATGATAGGGAAAAGTCCAACAGACAACTTCTTTAATGAAGGCCTTAGCCTTCATAAGTTTGCATGCATGGGTTTGTCGAACCATATAACCGATGTTATTGATGATGATATTCTAAAGTTTCTTCAAGAGGATGATATTACTAAGAAATATACGTTAGAAAATTCAAAGAAGATAGAGCAATGTCTGGCTTCAATTGTAAGAATAGGAGTTTCATGCTCCGTTCATTCCCCACCACAACGAATGAATATTGCAAATGTTGTCCATGAGTTGCAACATATCGTGGATGTtgttcaaaatatttga